A window of the Desulfobacula toluolica Tol2 genome harbors these coding sequences:
- a CDS encoding methylenetetrahydrofolate reductase C-terminal domain-containing protein has protein sequence MVKAKRKPLEEIKEAIGGYEKILTVGCGGCVSVCLAGGQREVNALNLELDLSLKKETIHKRFDAYTVERQCNEEFLEELEKKVGQYDCILSMACGAGVQNMAERFPMIPVHPAVNTVSIGIDRALGMYEEKCRACGHCVLGYTGGICPVTRCSKGLFNGPCGGTNNGYCEISPEIPCAWQDIYNRLKEQDRLDDILKVQPPMMWQNQTPRTIVQEPYEKRYLA, from the coding sequence GTGGTAAAAGCAAAAAGAAAACCCCTGGAAGAAATTAAAGAGGCCATAGGCGGGTACGAAAAAATCTTGACCGTCGGCTGCGGAGGGTGTGTTTCCGTCTGTCTTGCCGGTGGTCAAAGAGAAGTTAATGCATTAAATCTGGAACTTGATCTTTCTTTGAAAAAAGAAACCATCCATAAGCGGTTTGATGCATATACAGTAGAACGCCAGTGCAATGAAGAATTTTTAGAAGAGCTTGAGAAAAAGGTGGGTCAATACGATTGTATCCTTTCAATGGCCTGTGGTGCTGGTGTTCAGAATATGGCAGAACGTTTCCCCATGATTCCGGTTCACCCGGCTGTCAATACGGTTTCCATCGGAATTGACAGGGCCCTTGGCATGTATGAAGAAAAATGCAGAGCATGCGGTCATTGTGTCCTGGGGTATACCGGTGGTATCTGCCCTGTGACCCGATGCTCCAAAGGATTGTTCAATGGCCCGTGCGGCGGCACCAATAACGGATATTGTGAAATCAGCCCGGAGATACCCTGTGCATGGCAGGATATCTACAACCGGTTAAAAGAGCAGGACCGCCTGGATGATATCCTGAAGGTACAGCCGCCAATGATGTGGCAGAACCAGACCCCCAGGACCATTGTTCAGGAACCTTACGAGAAAAGGTATCTGGCCTGA
- a CDS encoding YhdH/YhfP family quinone oxidoreductase encodes MDNLSYNALIVEEIKKNEFAQQVKKAFINDLPDNEVLIRVCYSSLNYKDALSATGNRGVTKQYPHTPGIDAAGIVEKSCIDTIKKGEKVIVTSYDLGMNTPGGFGQYIRVPGAWVVKLPDGLSLKQSMIWGTAGLTAGMSVFKLIQTIRPEHGDILVTGATGGVGSLTSGILSLLGYSVTAVSGKTDTSLLDKLGVKTVIARKEFLKNTAQTILKPRWAGVIDTVGGEILAAAIKSTKTGGIVTCCGNVASPDLPINVFPFILRGVSLLGINSQTCPMEFRLKIWEKLGSDWKFDYLEKIYEEISLDKVTDKIKLILKGGLTGRTLLNLD; translated from the coding sequence ATGGATAATCTTTCATACAATGCATTGATTGTTGAAGAAATTAAAAAAAATGAATTCGCGCAGCAGGTAAAAAAGGCCTTTATAAATGACCTGCCGGATAACGAGGTTCTGATTCGGGTCTGTTATTCTTCTTTGAATTATAAGGATGCATTGTCAGCCACTGGCAATCGCGGCGTCACAAAACAATACCCTCATACTCCAGGAATTGATGCGGCCGGCATTGTTGAAAAAAGCTGTATTGACACGATTAAAAAAGGAGAAAAGGTCATTGTGACAAGTTATGATCTGGGCATGAACACGCCCGGAGGTTTTGGGCAGTATATTCGTGTGCCAGGAGCCTGGGTGGTCAAACTGCCGGATGGGCTGAGCCTGAAGCAGAGCATGATATGGGGAACGGCCGGATTGACCGCCGGCATGTCTGTTTTTAAACTGATACAAACCATACGGCCCGAACATGGGGACATTCTTGTCACAGGTGCCACGGGAGGAGTTGGAAGCCTTACATCAGGTATTTTATCCCTTCTTGGATATTCAGTAACCGCTGTCTCCGGAAAAACAGACACCAGTTTGCTGGACAAGCTGGGCGTTAAAACCGTCATTGCCAGAAAAGAGTTTCTTAAAAACACAGCTCAGACCATTTTAAAGCCGAGATGGGCCGGTGTTATTGACACTGTGGGCGGTGAAATCCTGGCAGCTGCCATAAAATCAACTAAAACCGGCGGCATTGTTACCTGCTGCGGAAATGTGGCATCACCGGATCTGCCTATCAATGTATTTCCGTTTATTTTAAGGGGGGTTTCCCTCCTGGGGATAAATTCACAAACTTGCCCCATGGAATTTAGATTAAAAATCTGGGAAAAACTAGGTTCAGACTGGAAATTTGATTATCTTGAAAAAATTTATGAGGAAATCTCTCTGGATAAAGTAACAGATAAAATCAAACTGATTTTAAAAGGAGGGCTTACAGGAAGAACCCTTTTAAATTTGGATTAA
- a CDS encoding response regulator transcription factor — protein MSKKRILVVDDEPDFVAVVKANLQHEGYDVEVAYNGVEALEKVKANPPDAIVLDVMMPEKDGYTVCSELKHDDQYCDIPIVLLTAVAENVTSSRYSHSSGINLEADDFLSKPASPEEILKSLKALMD, from the coding sequence ATGAGCAAAAAAAGGATTTTGGTAGTGGATGATGAGCCGGATTTTGTCGCCGTGGTTAAAGCAAATCTTCAGCATGAAGGATATGATGTGGAAGTTGCATATAATGGTGTTGAAGCTCTTGAAAAAGTAAAAGCCAACCCACCGGATGCAATAGTATTAGACGTCATGATGCCTGAAAAAGATGGGTATACAGTTTGCTCGGAACTTAAACATGACGATCAATACTGTGATATCCCGATAGTTCTGCTGACAGCTGTTGCAGAAAATGTAACTTCCAGCCGCTATTCTCATTCAAGTGGTATCAATCTGGAAGCAGATGATTTTTTGTCAAAACCGGCATCACCTGAAGAGATATTGAAAAGTTTAAAAGCATTGATGGATTGA
- the hcp gene encoding hydroxylamine reductase: MFCFQCQETAKNQGCTIKGVCGKENDTAILQDLLIYNLKGISVIANKARTQGTATPRDAGLFVARALFTTITNVNFNDEKLIEWIQQAQKVKKELFESVKDKVGTDLHESAVWYSDDASTFKTKAESVGILATDNEDIRSLRELLVIGLKGIAAYADHAAILGIEKDEIYDFIFEALASTTRDLTVDEMVGMVLKAGEMAVTTMAALDEANTTAYGHPELTEVNIGVGSNPGILISGHDLKDMEELLKQTEGTGVDVYTHGEMLPANYYPAFKKFAHLKGNYGGSWWHQNEDFETFNGPILMTTNCIIPMKKKNTYKDRVFTTGVVSYPGTKHIQDRADGGAKDFSNIVALAKTCNAPKEIETGKIVGGFARNQVLALADKVVEAVKSGAIKRFVVMAGCDGRQKGRNYFTQVAEKLPKDAVILTAGCAKYRYNKLDLGDIGGIPRVLDAGQCNDCYSLAVIALKLKEVFELEDINDLPLSFDIGWYEQKAVAVLLALLHLGVKGIRIGPSLPAFVSPAVLGVLVKNFDIKLITEPDADVEAMMQGK, from the coding sequence ATGTTTTGTTTCCAATGTCAAGAGACAGCGAAAAATCAAGGCTGCACAATAAAAGGTGTTTGCGGAAAAGAAAATGATACAGCCATTCTTCAGGACCTGTTAATTTACAACCTCAAAGGGATATCGGTTATTGCAAACAAGGCCAGAACTCAAGGTACGGCAACACCCAGAGATGCAGGTCTGTTTGTTGCCCGGGCGCTGTTTACCACTATCACCAATGTCAACTTTAACGATGAAAAATTGATTGAGTGGATTCAGCAGGCCCAGAAAGTTAAAAAAGAATTGTTTGAAAGTGTCAAAGACAAAGTGGGGACTGATCTCCATGAAAGTGCTGTCTGGTATTCCGATGATGCATCAACCTTTAAAACCAAGGCTGAGAGTGTTGGAATCCTTGCCACGGACAATGAGGATATCAGATCCTTAAGAGAGCTTTTGGTCATCGGGTTAAAAGGGATTGCCGCCTATGCGGATCATGCAGCCATTTTAGGAATTGAAAAAGATGAAATTTATGACTTCATATTTGAAGCACTCGCCTCTACCACCCGGGATCTTACTGTAGATGAGATGGTCGGTATGGTACTTAAGGCCGGAGAAATGGCAGTCACCACAATGGCAGCTCTGGATGAAGCCAATACCACGGCCTATGGTCACCCGGAATTGACCGAAGTCAATATCGGCGTGGGATCAAATCCCGGAATACTGATCTCAGGACATGATCTTAAAGACATGGAAGAGTTGTTAAAACAGACCGAAGGAACCGGCGTAGATGTTTATACCCATGGTGAAATGCTGCCCGCCAATTATTATCCGGCCTTTAAAAAGTTTGCCCACCTTAAGGGCAATTACGGGGGGTCCTGGTGGCATCAAAATGAAGATTTTGAAACATTTAACGGTCCCATTCTCATGACCACCAATTGCATCATCCCCATGAAAAAGAAAAACACTTATAAAGACAGGGTTTTCACAACGGGTGTTGTCTCCTATCCCGGCACAAAACATATTCAGGACAGGGCAGATGGCGGTGCAAAGGATTTTTCAAACATTGTTGCCCTTGCCAAAACTTGCAACGCACCCAAAGAAATAGAAACAGGTAAAATTGTCGGCGGATTTGCACGCAACCAGGTATTAGCCCTGGCGGACAAGGTTGTGGAAGCCGTAAAATCAGGTGCCATCAAACGGTTTGTTGTGATGGCCGGGTGTGACGGTCGTCAAAAGGGAAGAAACTACTTTACTCAAGTTGCTGAAAAACTGCCCAAAGATGCAGTTATCCTGACTGCGGGATGTGCAAAATACAGGTACAATAAGCTTGATCTTGGTGATATCGGAGGTATTCCCAGGGTGCTGGATGCCGGCCAGTGTAATGACTGCTACTCTCTGGCCGTGATTGCCCTTAAGCTAAAAGAGGTTTTCGAACTTGAGGATATCAATGATCTGCCATTATCCTTTGACATCGGCTGGTACGAACAAAAGGCGGTGGCCGTGCTTCTGGCCCTTCTGCACCTGGGTGTAAAAGGTATCCGCATTGGTCCATCTTTGCCGGCGTTTGTTTCCCCGGCCGTACTGGGTGTGCTTGTGAAAAACTTTGATATTAAACTCATTACAGAGCCTGATGCCGACGTAGAAGCCATGATGCAGGGCAAATAA
- a CDS encoding methylenetetrahydrofolate reductase: MKSGSKLERILTAGHFAFTGELGPPRGSNIQVIKEKAAPLKGMVDMVNITDNQTAMVRMSSWAGALILAAEGLEPNYQMVCRDRNRLAMQADILGAYALGLRNILCLSGDHQKFGDHPNAKGVFDIDSIQLVAMVKKMRDEGKFLGGDDIDEPPKMFIGAAANPFAQPFEWRIHRLAKKVAAGADFIQTQCVYNMERIREWIKMANDMGLTEKVYILPGVTPLKTLGMAKYMKNKVPGMDVPDEIIKRLEGVDRKKVADEGIKIACEQIAEFKEMKGVAGVHLMAIEWEHKVPEIAERAKVLPRPEV, encoded by the coding sequence ATGAAATCAGGAAGTAAACTTGAAAGAATATTAACCGCTGGCCATTTTGCTTTTACCGGAGAACTTGGACCACCACGGGGCAGCAACATTCAGGTCATTAAGGAAAAAGCCGCACCTCTCAAAGGCATGGTGGACATGGTCAATATTACCGACAATCAGACTGCCATGGTCAGGATGTCCAGCTGGGCAGGAGCCCTGATTCTGGCCGCAGAAGGCCTTGAACCAAATTACCAGATGGTCTGCCGTGACAGGAACCGCCTGGCAATGCAGGCAGACATATTGGGGGCATATGCCCTTGGTCTTCGAAATATCCTCTGTCTTTCCGGCGATCACCAGAAATTCGGGGATCACCCCAATGCCAAAGGCGTATTTGATATTGACTCTATCCAGCTTGTTGCCATGGTAAAAAAAATGCGGGATGAAGGCAAGTTCCTTGGTGGCGATGATATTGACGAACCACCGAAAATGTTTATCGGGGCTGCTGCAAATCCTTTTGCCCAGCCTTTTGAGTGGCGTATTCACCGTCTGGCAAAAAAAGTGGCTGCTGGTGCGGATTTTATCCAGACCCAGTGTGTCTACAACATGGAAAGAATCAGGGAATGGATAAAAATGGCTAATGATATGGGACTGACAGAAAAAGTGTATATCCTTCCTGGCGTAACTCCCCTGAAAACCCTTGGTATGGCCAAGTACATGAAAAACAAAGTACCTGGAATGGATGTGCCGGATGAGATCATCAAGCGCCTTGAAGGTGTTGACAGGAAAAAAGTGGCTGATGAGGGGATTAAAATCGCCTGTGAGCAAATTGCAGAATTCAAGGAGATGAAAGGTGTGGCAGGCGTTCATTTAATGGCCATTGAATGGGAACATAAGGTTCCTGAAATTGCTGAAAGGGCAAAGGTTTTACCAAGACCTGAAGTTTGA
- a CDS encoding ATP-binding protein: MEQDLLIKAIDSIKPSIIVISPEFKILSGNRGRTVPGSVIQGKLCYKALYNRKIPCYNCPAKEVLQTGKSVIKKCRDAPCAPEKLSYLYSYPIFSNKEIISLVIMEFPVSTMEKMERKLHQSDEFLNKLIKSAVDGVIASDMKGKILIFNDAACEISGYEVDEVIGKKDIRELYPGDGAKQVMRMLRSDQYGEKGRVRSFRVNIKRKTGELIPINMNAAIVYHDEKEAATLGFFHDLRDTLKMEAELEKTQIQLLQAEKMSSLGELAAGVAHQLNNPLGGITLFTQLVMEEYDLPAGAKNDLKRIFKDAQRCSNIVKELLKFSRQTGNEMHPQDINHALSKTLFLVENQTLFQNISIEKKFQKNLPLIPVDIQKIKHVFMNIILNAADAMDGEGVLSISTQLGLLKDRVVIKIRDTGTGISEENLLKIFDPFFTTKDQGKGTGLGLSLAYRIVEDHGGTINAESRVGCGTTFIIELLLDPPGMKGVISGN, from the coding sequence ATGGAACAGGATCTGCTGATAAAAGCTATTGATTCCATCAAGCCATCAATCATTGTTATATCCCCGGAGTTTAAGATATTGTCCGGCAACCGGGGCCGGACTGTCCCCGGATCAGTTATACAGGGAAAGCTTTGCTATAAAGCACTCTACAACAGAAAAATTCCCTGTTATAACTGTCCGGCCAAAGAAGTTCTTCAAACAGGCAAATCCGTTATAAAAAAATGTCGTGACGCACCCTGTGCTCCTGAGAAATTATCTTACCTGTATTCATATCCGATTTTTTCAAACAAAGAAATCATTTCCCTTGTCATCATGGAGTTTCCGGTCTCTACAATGGAAAAAATGGAGAGAAAACTTCACCAGTCTGATGAGTTTTTAAACAAACTGATCAAAAGTGCTGTGGACGGTGTTATTGCTTCGGACATGAAAGGAAAAATTCTTATTTTTAATGATGCTGCATGTGAAATATCCGGGTATGAAGTGGATGAAGTCATCGGTAAAAAGGACATTCGCGAGCTTTATCCAGGTGATGGTGCAAAACAGGTCATGCGTATGCTCAGAAGCGATCAATATGGAGAAAAAGGAAGAGTTCGATCGTTTCGGGTGAACATTAAGAGAAAAACAGGGGAACTCATTCCCATCAATATGAATGCTGCCATTGTTTACCATGATGAGAAGGAAGCGGCAACCCTTGGATTTTTTCATGACTTAAGAGATACATTGAAAATGGAGGCTGAACTTGAAAAAACCCAGATTCAACTACTTCAAGCCGAAAAAATGTCGTCTCTCGGGGAACTTGCCGCAGGCGTTGCCCATCAGTTAAACAATCCCCTGGGCGGTATTACTTTATTCACCCAGCTTGTCATGGAAGAATATGACCTGCCCGCCGGTGCAAAAAATGATTTGAAACGAATTTTCAAGGATGCGCAGCGTTGCAGCAACATTGTGAAAGAACTGCTGAAATTTTCACGGCAGACCGGCAATGAAATGCATCCCCAGGATATTAATCATGCCTTGTCAAAAACCTTATTTCTTGTTGAAAATCAAACTCTTTTTCAAAATATTTCCATTGAAAAAAAGTTTCAAAAAAACCTTCCCTTGATCCCGGTTGACATTCAAAAGATAAAACATGTTTTTATGAATATCATTCTTAATGCAGCCGATGCCATGGACGGGGAAGGAGTGTTATCAATTTCAACACAACTGGGGCTTTTAAAAGACCGGGTGGTGATTAAAATCAGGGATACGGGAACAGGGATATCAGAAGAGAACCTGTTAAAAATATTTGATCCCTTTTTTACAACCAAAGATCAGGGAAAAGGGACAGGACTCGGATTGAGTCTGGCCTACAGGATTGTTGAAGACCATGGGGGAACAATTAATGCGGAAAGCCGGGTCGGCTGCGGTACAACATTCATCATTGAGCTGCTGCTGGATCCTCCTGGCATGAAAGGAGTTATCAGTGGGAATTGA
- a CDS encoding (Fe-S)-binding protein produces MFRKKNTAGVDSNEIRAILDEKKAKMKLSLKACAHCSLCAESCFLFMSRDKDPKYMPSYKLLNSVGVLYKRKGNVDKLDLGEIRDIVWERCVLCTRCYCPMGIDIPEMISLARRICRSQGVYPQYDKE; encoded by the coding sequence ATGTTTAGAAAAAAAAATACTGCTGGCGTTGACAGCAATGAAATACGCGCCATACTGGATGAAAAAAAGGCAAAGATGAAATTGTCTTTAAAGGCATGTGCCCACTGCTCTCTTTGTGCGGAGAGTTGTTTTTTATTTATGAGCCGGGATAAAGATCCCAAATACATGCCGTCATATAAACTTTTAAATTCAGTGGGCGTTTTATATAAAAGAAAAGGAAATGTGGACAAACTGGATCTTGGGGAGATAAGGGATATTGTATGGGAACGATGTGTTTTGTGTACCCGTTGTTATTGCCCCATGGGAATTGATATACCCGAGATGATTTCACTGGCCAGGCGAATCTGCAGAAGCCAGGGTGTTTACCCACAATATGACAAAGAATAA
- a CDS encoding MFS transporter produces MAFSHFIHDAYTSFLAPLLPLIIEKLSLTLSQAGLLSTVMQIPALLNPVIGLFADNKGLARWMVVLSPTLTAIPMSLILNTSSYSLLLVLVFFAGISVAFYHVPSPVLVAKYSGKSKGLGMSVFMTGGETARTIGPMFAILAVSLLGADHFYAVMGFAFFTSVLLYFTLEKEEEKIRIKKSGSLKSTYDEIKHVMIPLSGILTARSFMHASMGVFLTVFVERQTGSLWYGGAALALYEAFGVAGVLSAGTLSDWLGRQRVLFWVLTIAPVAILFFVFTTGILKIVMLVITGFTVLSTTPVMLAIIQENAKFNPSAANGLFMMISFAVRSIAVFFAGIIGDIAGLENMFVVSALIGFCAIPFLLKLEH; encoded by the coding sequence GTGGCCTTCTCACATTTTATCCATGATGCATATACAAGTTTCCTTGCCCCTTTACTGCCTTTGATCATAGAAAAACTTTCACTGACCTTAAGCCAGGCCGGTTTGCTGTCAACGGTTATGCAGATTCCGGCACTGCTCAATCCCGTTATCGGGCTGTTTGCAGACAATAAGGGTCTGGCAAGATGGATGGTTGTGCTTTCACCAACTCTTACGGCAATTCCAATGAGCCTTATTTTAAATACCTCATCATATTCTCTGCTGCTTGTTCTTGTTTTTTTTGCAGGAATCAGCGTGGCGTTTTATCATGTCCCGTCACCTGTTCTGGTTGCAAAATATTCCGGGAAAAGCAAGGGACTCGGTATGAGTGTTTTTATGACGGGCGGAGAAACCGCTCGAACCATAGGGCCCATGTTTGCAATCCTGGCAGTATCTTTACTGGGAGCTGATCATTTTTATGCTGTTATGGGATTTGCTTTTTTTACCTCTGTCCTGCTCTATTTTACTCTTGAAAAAGAAGAAGAAAAAATCAGGATCAAAAAAAGCGGATCTTTAAAATCAACCTATGATGAAATCAAGCATGTGATGATTCCCCTGTCCGGTATTTTAACGGCACGATCCTTTATGCACGCATCCATGGGGGTTTTTCTCACTGTTTTTGTAGAAAGACAAACAGGAAGCCTATGGTATGGAGGCGCAGCCCTTGCATTGTATGAGGCGTTTGGTGTGGCAGGCGTTTTAAGTGCCGGAACGCTCAGTGACTGGCTGGGACGGCAGAGGGTCTTGTTCTGGGTATTGACCATTGCACCTGTTGCCATTCTGTTCTTTGTTTTTACAACAGGCATCCTGAAAATTGTTATGCTGGTTATAACGGGATTTACCGTTCTTTCAACCACACCTGTCATGCTGGCCATCATCCAGGAAAACGCAAAATTCAATCCTTCGGCAGCCAATGGTCTGTTTATGATGATCTCTTTTGCCGTCAGATCCATTGCCGTTTTTTTTGCCGGTATCATTGGTGATATTGCAGGTCTTGAGAACATGTTCGTCGTGAGTGCGTTGATCGGATTTTGTGCCATCCCGTTTTTATTAAAACTGGAACATTAA
- a CDS encoding Crp/Fnr family transcriptional regulator → MLDYFRTLSGEVYAIKNLKTIPLFSGLSNEHLEQIAAIASTLKFARGEMIFHEGDRGDGFYMVEKGKIKVFKLSFDGKEQILHIYGPGHIFGEVPAFEGKNFPASSMALEKSDILFLPRDKFVDLITRTPGLGMNMLADLSRRLREFTVQIENLSLKEVPSRLAAYIITLSKEQKNEQQVILPISKAQLSNLIGTTPETVSRILKKMMAASFIDVQTKTIFIKDLEGLLDLSKSGSLS, encoded by the coding sequence CTGTTAGATTATTTTAGAACCTTATCCGGAGAAGTATACGCCATTAAAAACTTAAAAACAATTCCTCTTTTTTCAGGCCTTTCCAATGAACACCTGGAACAAATAGCTGCCATTGCCTCAACCCTTAAATTTGCCAGGGGAGAAATGATTTTTCATGAAGGGGACAGGGGCGACGGGTTCTATATGGTTGAAAAAGGCAAGATTAAGGTGTTCAAGCTTTCGTTTGACGGTAAAGAGCAGATCCTTCATATTTACGGGCCTGGACATATTTTTGGAGAGGTCCCGGCATTTGAAGGCAAAAATTTTCCTGCTTCGTCTATGGCTCTTGAAAAATCAGATATTCTGTTTCTTCCCAGGGATAAATTTGTAGACTTGATTACCCGTACCCCCGGTCTTGGCATGAACATGCTGGCTGACCTTTCCAGACGCTTGAGGGAATTTACCGTACAGATTGAAAATTTAAGCTTAAAAGAAGTGCCTTCCCGGCTTGCCGCTTATATTATAACCCTTTCAAAAGAACAAAAAAATGAACAACAGGTGATCCTTCCTATATCAAAGGCCCAATTGTCCAACCTGATCGGAACAACGCCCGAGACCGTTTCCAGGATATTAAAAAAAATGATGGCTGCTTCCTTTATTGACGTTCAGACCAAAACCATTTTTATTAAAGACCTTGAAGGGCTGCTTGATCTGTCAAAATCCGGAAGCCTTTCTTGA
- a CDS encoding cytochrome c3 family protein — MIYKNKISLIILKCLLIFTGCIFVSGYVFVSGVFAYTENIELGGTKTRGPVAFPHELHMEGFECLECHHVMENGENVLDESDLEEGNPDILCASCHQEQSKVERKEAFHHQCVKCHDQYSFAPEEKGPTLCGECHTQKK; from the coding sequence ATGATTTATAAAAACAAAATCAGTTTGATCATTTTGAAATGCCTTTTAATCTTTACAGGTTGTATCTTTGTGTCCGGTTATGTGTTTGTGTCAGGGGTATTTGCTTACACCGAGAACATCGAACTTGGCGGAACTAAGACTCGCGGTCCTGTTGCATTTCCCCATGAACTTCATATGGAGGGCTTTGAGTGCTTAGAGTGCCACCATGTTATGGAAAATGGAGAAAATGTACTGGATGAGTCGGATCTTGAAGAAGGCAATCCTGATATTTTGTGTGCCTCCTGTCACCAGGAACAATCAAAAGTAGAGAGAAAAGAAGCCTTTCATCATCAATGCGTAAAATGCCATGATCAGTATAGCTTTGCGCCTGAAGAAAAAGGCCCGACCCTTTGCGGTGAATGTCATACCCAGAAAAAATAA
- a CDS encoding hybrid sensor histidine kinase/response regulator: MGIDDDIDILVIDDEKDIRDGCERILQRMGCKVLTAASGKEGLEILEKSKICIVLCDIKMPGMDGLEVLTQIRKNHESILVIMITGFSTVETAIEAMKKGAYDFLSKPFTPDQLRINITRAIEKIRLTRQAECLKLERQRNLADLETEQSRIRTIIENLPNGLLVTNLSGQVVLINPLSKTYLGLSQNMCVGEKIEHYIADKGLCDYIMGVSKCSLTDTKPPENYEFSLSEERYVLAQARPIEGEDGECMGAVVILSDISAIKVFDRLKTEFVAKVSHELRSPLSVIHEQLAMVLKANAPDSSDDNQYILGRAKEKTKSLITMIADLLDISKIETGNKGQMLVKVHLDDMIGKIVEFLTAAAQKKQQSIKFNIAAKNIPPVVADPIALESVFGNLIENAIKYTREQGSILISIDTKDNYVRVIVKDNGFGMEQRHISRIFEKFYRIKDDNTRFINGTGLGLPIAKAIVDALNGQILVKSQVGKGSEFTVLLPADKN; this comes from the coding sequence GTGGGAATTGATGATGACATTGACATCCTTGTCATAGATGATGAAAAAGATATCCGTGATGGATGTGAACGGATTCTTCAGCGCATGGGCTGCAAGGTCTTAACTGCTGCAAGCGGTAAAGAAGGGCTTGAAATCCTTGAAAAATCAAAAATTTGCATTGTATTGTGTGATATCAAAATGCCGGGGATGGACGGGCTTGAGGTGTTAACCCAAATCAGAAAAAACCACGAATCAATCCTTGTTATCATGATTACCGGGTTCAGTACGGTTGAAACCGCCATTGAGGCCATGAAAAAAGGTGCTTATGATTTTTTGTCCAAGCCTTTTACACCGGATCAACTGAGAATTAATATTACAAGGGCCATAGAAAAAATACGCCTTACCCGGCAGGCAGAGTGCTTAAAACTTGAGCGACAACGAAATCTGGCAGATCTTGAAACGGAACAAAGCCGGATAAGAACAATTATTGAGAACCTTCCCAATGGTCTGCTGGTCACCAATCTGTCAGGTCAGGTTGTGCTGATAAACCCGTTATCAAAAACATACCTGGGCCTTTCACAAAATATGTGCGTTGGGGAAAAAATCGAACATTATATTGCTGATAAAGGCCTTTGTGACTATATCATGGGGGTGTCCAAATGCAGTTTGACAGATACCAAACCCCCGGAGAATTACGAATTTTCACTGTCGGAAGAAAGATATGTCCTTGCCCAGGCAAGGCCTATTGAAGGAGAGGATGGCGAGTGTATGGGCGCTGTAGTGATATTGTCGGATATTTCAGCCATAAAAGTATTTGATCGCCTCAAAACCGAATTTGTTGCCAAGGTTTCCCATGAACTTAGGTCTCCGTTATCGGTCATTCATGAACAGCTTGCCATGGTTCTCAAAGCCAATGCTCCTGACTCCTCTGATGACAACCAATACATCCTTGGCCGGGCAAAAGAAAAAACCAAAAGCCTGATCACCATGATTGCAGATCTTTTGGATATTTCAAAAATTGAAACCGGAAATAAAGGACAGATGCTGGTAAAGGTACATTTGGATGATATGATCGGAAAAATTGTTGAATTTTTAACAGCAGCAGCCCAGAAAAAGCAGCAGTCAATTAAATTCAACATTGCTGCAAAAAATATTCCGCCGGTGGTCGCCGATCCCATTGCCCTTGAAAGTGTTTTTGGAAACCTGATTGAAAATGCCATAAAATATACCCGGGAGCAGGGAAGCATTTTAATCTCAATCGATACCAAGGACAACTATGTCCGGGTAATTGTAAAAGACAATGGGTTCGGCATGGAACAGCGGCATATTAGCAGGATCTTTGAAAAATTCTATCGCATTAAAGATGACAACACCCGCTTTATCAATGGGACAGGATTAGGGCTTCCCATTGCCAAAGCCATTGTTGATGCCTTGAACGGACAAATTCTTGTTAAAAGCCAGGTTGGTAAAGGCAGTGAGTTTACCGTCCTTTTACCGGCAGACAAAAACTGA